The following are encoded in a window of Novosphingobium sp. THN1 genomic DNA:
- a CDS encoding RidA family protein, giving the protein MASIIRLNSGPRMSQAVIHNGTIYLAGQIGVPGESAANQTQDILTKIDALLEQSGSDRSHVLSATIWLADMADFEEMNAVWDNWIDRDAPPARATGQSRLARPGCKVEIIVVAAVK; this is encoded by the coding sequence ATGGCAAGCATTATACGTCTGAACAGCGGCCCCCGGATGAGCCAGGCCGTAATCCACAACGGTACGATATACCTTGCCGGTCAGATTGGGGTGCCTGGCGAATCTGCGGCCAACCAGACCCAAGACATTCTGACGAAGATCGATGCCCTGCTCGAGCAGAGTGGCAGCGACAGGTCGCACGTGCTTTCCGCGACCATCTGGCTCGCCGACATGGCGGACTTCGAGGAAATGAACGCCGTCTGGGACAACTGGATCGATCGCGACGCTCCCCCTGCGCGCGCTACAGGTCAGTCTCGGCTTGCACGGCCGGGTTGTAAGGTCGAGATCATCGTTGTCGCGGCTGTCAAGTAA
- a CDS encoding lipid-transfer protein — MSKVYVAGVAMVPFTKPGRSETYNLMGAEAVRAALADAGIAYSKVEQAYAGFVYGDSTSGQKALYSVGLTGIPIINVNNACATGSTALFLARQAVESGAVDVALAVGFEQMMPGALDVMFTDRPSILENYVRIAEQAPGDDNTRPPAARLFGGAGAEYQRRTGFESRSFALVAEKARRHAINNPLAIFRDPLTADEIMASPTIFGPLTRLQCCPPTCGAAAAIIVSEKFKRANPGRYVEIAAQAMTTDPAQSFSDGSLIDAVGFNMARDAALQVYDKAGIGPQDVPVVELHDCFTTNEVLTYEALGLAAPGEAEKFIRDGDNTYGGRTVTNPSGGLLSKGHPLGATGLAQCSELVWQLRGDADKRQVAGAKVGLQHNLGLGGACVVTLYKAA, encoded by the coding sequence GTGTCGAAGGTTTACGTTGCCGGTGTCGCCATGGTCCCCTTCACCAAGCCTGGGCGAAGCGAAACATACAATCTGATGGGTGCTGAAGCGGTACGCGCGGCTCTTGCCGACGCGGGAATTGCCTATTCGAAGGTCGAACAGGCCTATGCCGGCTTTGTCTATGGCGATTCTACCTCGGGCCAGAAAGCGCTTTATTCGGTCGGTTTGACTGGCATTCCCATTATCAATGTCAACAATGCGTGCGCAACCGGCTCAACCGCGCTGTTCCTTGCGCGCCAGGCCGTGGAAAGCGGCGCGGTCGATGTGGCCTTGGCCGTTGGGTTTGAACAAATGATGCCCGGTGCGCTGGATGTAATGTTTACGGACCGGCCTTCGATCCTCGAAAACTACGTCAGGATTGCAGAGCAGGCACCAGGCGACGACAACACCAGGCCGCCTGCTGCTCGGTTGTTTGGCGGAGCCGGTGCCGAGTATCAACGGCGCACAGGCTTTGAGAGCCGAAGCTTTGCTCTCGTAGCGGAGAAAGCTCGCCGCCACGCCATCAACAATCCTCTCGCGATCTTCCGCGATCCGCTTACCGCCGATGAGATCATGGCCTCACCTACGATCTTTGGCCCCCTCACCCGTCTGCAGTGCTGCCCACCCACGTGCGGAGCGGCGGCTGCGATCATCGTTTCCGAGAAGTTCAAGCGAGCCAATCCGGGTCGCTATGTTGAGATCGCCGCGCAAGCTATGACTACAGACCCAGCGCAATCCTTCAGCGATGGCAGCCTGATCGATGCGGTCGGGTTCAACATGGCGCGCGACGCTGCCCTGCAGGTATACGACAAAGCAGGTATCGGCCCCCAGGATGTACCGGTGGTCGAGTTGCACGATTGCTTCACGACCAACGAGGTGCTCACTTACGAGGCTCTCGGGCTGGCGGCACCGGGAGAAGCGGAAAAGTTCATCCGCGACGGAGACAACACGTATGGCGGTCGGACTGTAACCAATCCTTCTGGCGGGCTGCTTTCCAAGGGACACCCGCTTGGTGCCACGGGCCTCGCGCAGTGTAGCGAGCTCGTCTGGCAATTGCGGGGCGATGCCGACAAACGTCAGGTTGCGGGAGCGAAGGTCGGGCTGCAACATAACCTCGGTTTAGGAGGCGCCTGCGTCGTTACCCTTTACAAGGCTGCTTGA
- a CDS encoding MaoC family dehydratase N-terminal domain-containing protein translates to MVDLSVIGRTWPKRTIVAEEGALRFFAKATGETNPVYSDVSAAKAAGHPGLPLPPTYLFTLDLLAPSETFWLDDLKVPLAKVLHAEQSFEYRRMVYAGEELTIDTKISDAYERKGGLLEFIVRDMTITDAKGSECALLKTTLVVRHG, encoded by the coding sequence ATGGTTGACCTGTCGGTAATCGGAAGAACATGGCCGAAACGAACGATTGTCGCCGAGGAAGGTGCCCTGCGGTTCTTCGCGAAGGCCACGGGCGAGACCAATCCGGTCTACAGCGACGTGTCCGCTGCCAAGGCTGCGGGACACCCCGGACTCCCCTTGCCCCCAACCTATTTGTTCACGCTCGATTTGCTTGCGCCATCTGAAACCTTCTGGCTCGATGACCTGAAGGTTCCCCTGGCTAAAGTGCTACATGCAGAACAAAGCTTTGAGTATCGGCGAATGGTCTATGCTGGCGAAGAGCTGACGATCGATACGAAGATCAGCGATGCCTATGAAAGAAAGGGCGGACTGCTGGAATTCATTGTGCGCGACATGACCATCACCGATGCGAAGGGAAGCGAATGTGCGTTGCTCAAGACAACCCTGGTGGTGCGACATGGCTAA
- a CDS encoding MaoC/PaaZ C-terminal domain-containing protein has translation MANGTEAIAVGTRVPERVLPPISRTTLALFAGASGDHNPIHVDIDFARSAGMQDVFAHGMLSMAYLAQLLTSWLPQAQLRSWKARFVSITPVGAVVSCSGEVVELFEVDNERRARLKILATIGGDVQTLAGEAEVVLL, from the coding sequence ATGGCTAATGGAACCGAAGCGATCGCAGTCGGCACCCGGGTGCCAGAGCGCGTACTGCCGCCGATTTCCCGCACTACCCTTGCATTATTCGCGGGAGCCTCAGGCGATCACAACCCAATTCATGTTGATATAGATTTCGCCAGGTCCGCCGGTATGCAAGACGTCTTTGCACACGGCATGCTGTCGATGGCCTATCTTGCGCAATTGCTTACCAGTTGGCTACCCCAAGCCCAGTTGCGTTCCTGGAAGGCCCGGTTTGTATCCATTACCCCTGTGGGAGCGGTCGTTTCCTGCAGCGGTGAGGTCGTCGAGCTGTTCGAAGTGGATAATGAGCGACGGGCTCGCCTGAAGATCCTGGCCACGATCGGCGGCGACGTGCAAACTCTGGCCGGCGAAGCGGAGGTCGTGCTTCTATGA
- a CDS encoding CaiB/BaiF CoA-transferase family protein yields MTCDGPLKGLRVIEFSGIGPAPFAAMLLADMGADVIRIDRPNAPIEYVLARGKRSIALDMKQAADREMAIELIGEAEILIEGFRPGVMERLGLGPEPMLATNSKLVYGRMTGWGQYGPLAQAAGHDLNYIAISGALHAIGLAEGPPLPPLNLVGDFGGGSLYLVMGLLAALSHARATGQGQVVDAAMSDGASSLMGLFYGLKARGEWNDARSANFLDGAAPYYRCYRCADGGWVSIAAIEPQFWAQLRERVGLIDPLFDRRDDTASWPEMSQALENIFATRTRDQWCDLLEGSDACFAPVLSLSEAPLHPHNQARGTFTSDAQAAPAPRFSVTPARNGDDPPLTDADREAIIRDWLQR; encoded by the coding sequence ATGACATGTGATGGACCGCTCAAAGGCCTTCGCGTAATCGAATTTTCCGGAATCGGTCCTGCACCATTCGCAGCAATGCTGCTGGCCGACATGGGGGCTGATGTCATCAGAATCGATCGGCCAAACGCGCCAATTGAATATGTCTTGGCACGCGGCAAACGCTCAATCGCGCTAGACATGAAACAGGCAGCGGACCGCGAAATGGCCATTGAGCTGATCGGAGAGGCAGAGATTCTGATTGAAGGATTTCGACCTGGCGTGATGGAACGCCTTGGGCTTGGTCCGGAGCCCATGCTCGCGACCAATTCCAAGCTGGTCTACGGACGTATGACAGGCTGGGGACAATATGGACCATTGGCGCAGGCCGCAGGCCATGACCTCAATTATATTGCGATCTCGGGAGCGCTTCATGCGATAGGATTGGCCGAGGGTCCGCCGCTTCCACCTTTGAACCTCGTGGGCGATTTCGGTGGTGGATCACTCTATCTCGTCATGGGCCTGCTCGCGGCGCTAAGCCACGCGAGGGCGACTGGACAAGGCCAGGTAGTCGATGCCGCAATGAGCGACGGAGCGAGTTCACTGATGGGTTTGTTCTACGGGCTCAAAGCCCGCGGCGAGTGGAACGATGCGCGATCTGCAAACTTTCTCGACGGAGCAGCGCCTTACTATCGCTGCTACCGTTGTGCCGATGGGGGTTGGGTATCCATTGCCGCAATCGAACCTCAATTCTGGGCGCAGCTTCGGGAGCGGGTTGGGCTTATCGACCCGCTCTTTGACCGTCGAGATGACACCGCATCGTGGCCGGAGATGTCTCAGGCTCTTGAAAATATCTTTGCGACGCGAACCCGAGACCAATGGTGTGATTTACTCGAAGGGAGCGACGCTTGCTTTGCACCCGTTCTGTCTTTGAGCGAAGCTCCATTGCATCCCCACAATCAGGCACGCGGCACTTTTACCTCTGACGCGCAAGCGGCTCCGGCACCTCGCTTCTCTGTAACACCCGCGCGCAACGGCGACGACCCGCCCCTCACTGATGCCGACCGTGAGGCCATCATACGGGACTGGCTACAAAGATAA
- a CDS encoding D-amino acid dehydrogenase has translation MKIAILGSGVIGVTSAWYLVQAGHEVIVIDRQSGPALETSFGNAGEVSPGYAAPWAAPGIPIKALRWLFMKHAPLILRPQPNMAMLRWIAEMLGNCTHSAYATNKKRMVRLAEYSREKLIELRHETGIAYDERSRGTLQLFREHDQFDGIAKDIAVLNSDGVAFEVLDRQGCITAEPGLAYSSESIAGGLRLPNDETGDCFKFTNALADLAKAKGVTFLTGCTIRRLATDMGRITHVETDKDNIRADIYLVALGSYSPLLLLPLGLRLPVYPVKGYSTTIPIVDESRAPVSTVMDESYKVAITRLGDRIRVGGMAELSGYSSNLPQARRNTLDLCVGTLFPSAGDLRRASFWSGLRPMTPDGTPIIGPTKIPNLFLNTGHGTLGWTMACGSGQIIADLINGKRTAIQTDDLAVSRYQRGLSRS, from the coding sequence ATGAAAATCGCCATTCTCGGCAGCGGCGTTATCGGTGTGACATCTGCGTGGTACCTGGTTCAAGCCGGCCATGAAGTCATCGTCATCGACCGTCAGAGCGGCCCCGCTCTTGAAACGAGTTTTGGCAATGCCGGTGAGGTCTCGCCAGGCTATGCCGCCCCTTGGGCCGCGCCCGGCATACCGATCAAGGCGCTGCGTTGGTTATTCATGAAGCATGCGCCGCTGATCTTGCGTCCGCAACCCAATATGGCGATGCTGCGGTGGATTGCTGAAATGCTAGGAAACTGCACCCATAGTGCCTACGCGACCAACAAAAAACGAATGGTTCGACTCGCAGAATACAGCCGCGAGAAGCTGATCGAACTACGCCACGAAACCGGCATTGCATATGACGAGCGCAGCCGGGGAACGCTGCAACTCTTTCGCGAACACGACCAGTTCGACGGGATCGCGAAGGACATCGCCGTGCTCAATTCGGATGGCGTTGCCTTCGAAGTGCTAGACCGACAGGGCTGCATCACCGCCGAACCAGGCCTTGCCTACAGCAGCGAGAGCATCGCGGGCGGTCTGCGCTTACCCAATGACGAGACGGGAGACTGCTTCAAATTTACCAATGCACTTGCCGATCTCGCGAAGGCAAAGGGCGTCACCTTTCTCACTGGTTGCACGATCCGTCGCCTCGCCACCGACATGGGTCGAATTACCCATGTCGAAACCGATAAGGACAATATCCGTGCCGACATCTATCTTGTCGCACTTGGCAGCTATTCGCCGTTGCTACTCTTGCCGCTCGGGCTACGTCTGCCGGTATATCCGGTGAAAGGCTATTCCACTACCATCCCAATTGTCGACGAAAGCCGCGCGCCAGTTTCGACTGTGATGGACGAGAGTTACAAGGTCGCTATAACGCGGTTGGGCGACCGTATCCGCGTCGGCGGCATGGCTGAGTTGTCAGGCTATTCTTCGAATCTGCCCCAAGCGCGGCGCAACACGCTAGACCTTTGCGTCGGCACGCTGTTTCCCAGTGCAGGCGACCTCAGACGTGCCAGCTTCTGGAGCGGCCTCCGGCCAATGACTCCGGACGGCACGCCGATCATCGGTCCGACCAAAATTCCAAATTTGTTCCTCAATACCGGCCACGGCACGCTTGGCTGGACGATGGCCTGTGGATCAGGGCAGATCATAGCCGACCTGATTAACGGCAAGCGCACCGCAATCCAAACCGACGACTTGGCTGTCAGCCGCTATCAGCGCGGTTTATCCCGGTCCTAG
- a CDS encoding transposase: protein MTMACDDAGASRVARLDVFTGLGRRCDRLPEVNASIVAESLSGQETICSVVRRHGMSPSQLFTGRRQLRKQMESRGAFFRHSFLPWSILVRPPSPRLRPVGEERPTPEGESSGTGDRRLGGED, encoded by the coding sequence ATGACGATGGCATGTGATGATGCTGGCGCTAGCCGGGTAGCGCGCCTCGACGTGTTCACCGGCTTGGGGCGGCGGTGCGATCGGCTGCCGGAGGTAAATGCGTCGATCGTGGCAGAGAGCCTCTCCGGGCAGGAGACCATCTGCTCGGTCGTGCGGCGCCATGGCATGAGCCCATCGCAGCTGTTCACCGGGCGTCGGCAACTCCGCAAGCAGATGGAGAGCCGGGGCGCATTTTTCCGGCACTCGTTTCTGCCGTGGTCGATACTGGTTCGGCCGCCAAGTCCGCGCCTGCGCCCAGTGGGCGAAGAGAGACCCACGCCCGAAGGTGAGAGCAGTGGAACTGGAGATCGCCGGCTTGGCGGTGAAGATTAG
- a CDS encoding transposase domain-containing protein, with amino-acid sequence MIAKLIENCKILGVNSHTWLTETLARLASGHTANAVGELMT; translated from the coding sequence GTGATCGCCAAGCTCATTGAGAACTGCAAGATCTTGGGCGTAAACTCACACACTTGGTTGACTGAAACGCTCGCCAGGCTGGCCAGCGGCCATACAGCAAACGCCGTTGGTGAACTCATGACATAG
- a CDS encoding aldehyde dehydrogenase family protein, with translation MTQDILTMTIGGKAASSANSLDVCNPATGQVFAAVPDAGAAELESAITAARSAFPAWRDTAWADRAAIVNRIGETIAANAAELAAMLTREQGKPAEQAQFEVMAAAQWCQATASLTLPDREIEAGPGRRQVTRYVPIGVVAGISPWNFPVVLSIWKIAPALLAGNTLVLKPSPFTPMTVLRIGELVRDFVPAGVLNIITGGDALGPLMTSHPGFDKVSFTGSTATGRRVMANAASTLKRLTLELGGNDAAIVMPDVNVPETAEKLFWSAFTNSGQVCVATKRAYVHNDIYDAFRDELAKLALAVPMGDGSQQGTALGPIQNKPQYDRVKGLLADCEANGYQLLQGEAPEGDGLFVPVTLVDNPPEDSRIVQEEQFGPILPLVRFTDVEDAIAKANNTDMGLAGTVWSADMDAAMRIAERMDTGNVWINEGLALSPFAAFGGRKQSGMGVENGIEGLMAYTDPKTFLVTK, from the coding sequence GTGACCCAAGACATCCTGACCATGACGATCGGCGGCAAGGCTGCATCGTCCGCTAACAGCCTCGATGTGTGCAACCCGGCGACCGGACAGGTCTTCGCCGCTGTGCCAGATGCCGGAGCGGCAGAGCTTGAATCGGCCATCACCGCGGCCCGCAGCGCCTTCCCCGCCTGGCGTGACACGGCCTGGGCCGACCGCGCGGCAATCGTCAACCGGATCGGCGAGACTATCGCTGCCAACGCCGCGGAACTGGCTGCGATGCTCACCCGCGAGCAGGGCAAGCCGGCGGAGCAGGCCCAGTTCGAGGTCATGGCGGCCGCGCAGTGGTGTCAGGCAACCGCCAGCCTGACCCTGCCCGACCGCGAGATCGAGGCCGGGCCGGGCCGCCGCCAGGTCACCCGCTATGTCCCGATCGGGGTGGTGGCCGGGATTTCGCCGTGGAATTTTCCGGTCGTGCTGTCGATCTGGAAGATCGCGCCTGCCTTGCTGGCCGGCAATACCCTGGTCCTGAAGCCTTCGCCGTTCACGCCGATGACCGTGCTGCGGATTGGCGAACTGGTGCGAGACTTCGTGCCTGCCGGGGTGCTCAACATTATCACCGGCGGCGATGCACTGGGGCCGCTGATGACGTCGCATCCGGGCTTCGACAAGGTCAGCTTCACCGGCTCGACCGCCACCGGACGCAGGGTGATGGCAAACGCGGCATCGACGCTGAAGCGGTTGACACTGGAACTGGGCGGCAACGATGCGGCGATCGTCATGCCGGACGTCAACGTCCCGGAAACGGCGGAAAAGCTGTTCTGGTCGGCTTTCACCAACAGCGGGCAGGTCTGCGTCGCGACCAAGCGGGCCTATGTCCACAATGACATCTACGATGCGTTCCGCGATGAACTGGCAAAGCTGGCGCTGGCTGTGCCGATGGGTGATGGCAGCCAGCAGGGCACCGCGCTCGGGCCGATCCAGAACAAGCCGCAGTACGACCGCGTCAAGGGCTTGCTCGCCGATTGCGAAGCGAACGGTTACCAGTTGCTCCAGGGGGAAGCCCCAGAGGGAGATGGCCTCTTTGTTCCCGTCACGCTGGTCGACAATCCGCCCGAAGACAGCCGTATCGTCCAGGAGGAACAGTTCGGGCCGATCTTGCCGCTCGTGCGCTTTACGGATGTCGAAGATGCGATTGCCAAAGCCAACAACACCGACATGGGGCTGGCCGGAACCGTCTGGTCCGCCGACATGGACGCCGCCATGCGGATCGCTGAGCGAATGGATACTGGGAATGTCTGGATCAACGAGGGGCTCGCCCTGTCACCCTTCGCAGCCTTCGGCGGGCGCAAGCAATCGGGCATGGGGGTGGAGAATGGGATCGAGGGATTGATGGCCTATACCGATCCAAAGACCTTCCTTGTTACAAAATAG
- a CDS encoding NAD(P)-dependent alcohol dehydrogenase, whose amino-acid sequence MQGTAAILREPNQPFSIETVQFDPPRAGEVLIRIRAVGICHTDMVFASGAMGSPFPLILGHEGAGVVEAVGEGVTKVRPGQKVLLTFNSCGRCSQCHSGDPAYCQEFVALNFACVRADGSSCAHDDTGQVSARFFGQSSFASHAIADERNVVALPDEADLASLAPLGCGIQTGVGAVLRSLKAQAGSNLVVLGAGAVGLSAVLGGKIAGCSKIIMIEPQEARRQLALELGADHAIDPATGDTAEQVRAILPQGANNVVDTSGNVGAISAALGMLAPHGALGLVGVPGSLDAALPLPIVPAITYGYTIKGIIEGDSDPDTFLPELIALHAAGKLPIERFSTIYPFDQINQAIADSHSGKCVKVILELPA is encoded by the coding sequence ATGCAAGGCACGGCAGCAATCTTGCGCGAACCGAACCAGCCTTTTTCAATCGAAACAGTGCAATTCGATCCGCCGCGCGCTGGCGAAGTGCTCATCCGGATCCGCGCGGTAGGCATCTGCCATACGGACATGGTTTTCGCCTCTGGCGCGATGGGATCACCCTTTCCCCTGATCCTCGGGCACGAAGGCGCGGGTGTGGTCGAAGCGGTTGGCGAAGGGGTGACCAAGGTCCGGCCCGGCCAGAAGGTTCTGCTGACTTTCAATTCATGCGGGCGGTGCAGCCAGTGCCACAGCGGCGATCCAGCTTATTGCCAGGAATTCGTCGCGCTTAACTTTGCCTGCGTCCGGGCTGACGGGAGCTCGTGCGCCCACGATGATACAGGGCAGGTTTCGGCCCGGTTCTTCGGGCAGTCGTCGTTCGCCTCGCACGCCATTGCCGACGAACGCAATGTGGTGGCCTTGCCAGACGAGGCCGATCTTGCCAGCCTTGCGCCGCTTGGCTGCGGGATCCAGACCGGTGTAGGTGCGGTGCTGCGCTCACTAAAGGCGCAGGCCGGATCGAACCTGGTCGTCCTCGGGGCCGGCGCCGTGGGCCTCAGCGCCGTGCTGGGCGGCAAGATCGCGGGCTGTTCGAAGATCATCATGATCGAACCGCAGGAGGCCAGGAGGCAACTGGCGCTCGAACTCGGCGCGGACCATGCCATCGATCCGGCTACGGGCGACACTGCCGAACAGGTCAGGGCCATCCTCCCGCAAGGCGCGAACAACGTGGTCGACACCAGCGGCAATGTCGGGGCGATTTCCGCCGCGCTAGGCATGCTGGCGCCGCACGGCGCGTTGGGCCTGGTCGGAGTGCCCGGCAGCCTCGATGCGGCGCTGCCACTGCCGATCGTGCCGGCCATTACCTATGGCTACACGATCAAGGGGATCATCGAAGGCGACAGCGATCCCGATACCTTCCTGCCCGAACTGATCGCGCTGCACGCTGCCGGAAAGCTACCGATCGAGCGGTTCTCGACCATCTACCCGTTCGACCAGATCAACCAGGCGATTGCCGACAGCCATTCCGGCAAATGCGTCAAGGTAATCCTTGAACTCCCGGCTTGA
- a CDS encoding acetyl-CoA C-acetyltransferase — protein MTEAYIVDAVRTAGGKRNGKLANWHPADLAAEMFNALIDRNASLDPKAIDDVILGCVMQAGEQCFAFPRNAILASRLPSTTPGVAVDRQCGSSQQSLQFAAQAVMSGTQDVVIAAGVESMTRVPMFSNFSLHEKEGIGTGPLSPRGKERYNRTTQFSQFEGAELLAHKHGFNREALDRFALESHHKAAAAIESGAFDDEIVPIDVGGELHRVDEGVRMDATLEAISSVKPMREGGVVSAANASQVCDGASAALVVSQRALKEFNLTPIARIHNLTVTAGDPVIMLEEPVNATRKALLRTGMSIGDIDLYEVNEAFAQVPLTWLKEIGGDPEKLNVNGGAIALGHPLGASGTKLMATLINALHARGKRWGLQTMCEAGGVANVTIVEAL, from the coding sequence ATGACCGAAGCCTATATCGTTGACGCTGTCCGCACGGCTGGTGGCAAGCGAAACGGGAAGCTCGCCAATTGGCATCCCGCTGACCTCGCTGCCGAAATGTTCAACGCTCTGATCGACCGCAATGCTTCGCTTGATCCGAAGGCGATCGACGATGTCATTCTTGGCTGCGTCATGCAAGCCGGCGAACAGTGCTTTGCTTTTCCGCGCAATGCGATCCTTGCCTCGCGATTGCCTTCGACGACACCTGGGGTGGCGGTCGACCGCCAGTGCGGATCATCGCAGCAATCGCTGCAGTTTGCGGCGCAGGCCGTAATGTCTGGAACCCAGGATGTGGTGATCGCGGCAGGTGTCGAGAGCATGACCCGGGTGCCGATGTTCTCGAACTTCTCCCTGCACGAGAAGGAAGGGATAGGCACCGGCCCGCTGAGCCCGCGCGGCAAGGAACGCTACAACCGTACAACGCAGTTCAGCCAATTCGAAGGGGCCGAACTGCTCGCGCACAAGCATGGATTCAACCGAGAGGCGCTTGACCGCTTTGCGCTGGAAAGCCACCACAAGGCTGCGGCCGCCATCGAGTCTGGCGCATTCGACGACGAAATCGTGCCCATCGATGTAGGTGGTGAATTGCACAGAGTCGACGAAGGCGTACGGATGGATGCGACGCTTGAGGCAATCTCGTCAGTCAAACCTATGCGCGAAGGTGGTGTTGTTTCAGCTGCCAATGCCAGCCAGGTTTGCGACGGGGCGAGCGCCGCGCTGGTAGTAAGTCAGCGTGCACTCAAGGAGTTCAACCTGACCCCAATTGCGCGTATCCATAACCTGACAGTGACCGCGGGCGATCCAGTCATCATGTTGGAAGAGCCGGTTAATGCGACCCGCAAGGCCTTGCTGCGTACTGGCATGTCAATCGGCGACATCGACCTCTATGAAGTCAATGAAGCCTTTGCACAAGTGCCACTGACGTGGCTGAAGGAGATCGGCGGCGATCCCGAAAAACTCAACGTCAATGGCGGCGCCATAGCTCTCGGCCACCCGCTGGGAGCGTCGGGAACAAAGCTGATGGCGACCCTGATCAACGCGCTTCATGCGAGAGGCAAGCGCTGGGGGTTGCAGACAATGTGCGAGGCGGGAGGTGTCGCCAATGTAACCATCGTTGAGGCGCTCTGA